Proteins from one Acidobacteriota bacterium genomic window:
- a CDS encoding DUF4118 domain-containing protein: MVTTNAIFALGGRFREVWHLAAGVAALVLVTLIYRGLVGISNPTVVAFSYLLIILLLAAASTLRVAVAASVLAVLAVNFYFLPPVGTFTIADPQNWVALLAFLAVSFVASRLSLVARQRADDATERRDELNRLFDLSRDILLTTESRDAVDDLARYMTRRFSLDYVCICLPGPEAWHLHESGSGVILDRHELDLALATARGALEFDAQTRTYGGHRRVVTDTGVEALLVPLRLGTRAVGLLATAGRQVDPGTLDAIAGLAAIAIERVKFLEERQAAERVRHGAELKSALLASLGHDLRTPLTAIGVAANNLRASWLTETQRVEQLDIVVSEVERLNRLFQNIVDMARIDTGGVDAELEWVHPSEVVDAAVQQAQRAVQDHQLVIDAETTKVVQVDPRLTAAALAHLLENAGQYAPAGTAIAVIAQVDDEGLTLAVRDRGPGISAQDLPRLFERFYRGASARRLAFGTGMGLAITRGLLAAQGGRVWAENMPGGGACFTMHVPTASRIRPAPGTESP, from the coding sequence GTGGTGACAACCAACGCGATCTTCGCACTCGGTGGACGGTTCCGTGAGGTGTGGCACCTCGCTGCCGGCGTCGCTGCGCTCGTGCTCGTGACGCTCATCTACCGTGGGCTGGTCGGTATTTCCAACCCGACCGTCGTTGCTTTTTCGTACCTGCTCATAATTCTGCTGCTGGCCGCCGCCTCGACGCTGCGTGTGGCCGTGGCGGCTTCAGTGCTGGCCGTCCTGGCGGTCAACTTCTACTTTCTGCCGCCGGTCGGCACCTTCACCATCGCGGACCCGCAGAACTGGGTCGCACTGCTTGCCTTCCTGGCGGTCAGTTTCGTGGCGAGCCGGCTTTCGCTCGTCGCGCGGCAGCGCGCCGATGATGCCACTGAGCGCCGTGACGAGCTGAATCGGCTCTTCGACCTGAGCCGGGACATCCTGCTGACCACCGAGAGCCGTGATGCCGTCGATGATCTTGCCAGGTACATGACGCGCCGGTTCAGCCTCGATTACGTCTGTATATGTCTGCCTGGCCCCGAAGCATGGCACCTGCACGAATCCGGGTCCGGCGTCATCCTCGATCGACACGAACTGGACCTGGCGCTCGCGACTGCGCGCGGAGCGCTGGAGTTCGATGCGCAGACGCGAACCTACGGCGGGCACCGCCGCGTCGTCACCGACACTGGGGTGGAAGCGCTGCTGGTGCCGCTTCGCCTGGGCACTCGCGCAGTCGGCCTGCTGGCAACGGCAGGACGCCAGGTCGACCCCGGCACACTGGACGCGATTGCCGGTCTGGCGGCGATCGCTATCGAGCGCGTGAAGTTCCTGGAGGAACGGCAGGCGGCCGAACGCGTCCGGCATGGCGCCGAGTTGAAATCGGCGCTGCTGGCGTCGCTTGGCCACGACTTGAGAACCCCGCTTACGGCCATCGGGGTCGCGGCCAACAACCTGCGAGCGTCGTGGTTGACCGAGACGCAGCGCGTCGAACAACTAGATATCGTGGTGTCGGAAGTCGAACGGCTGAATCGCCTGTTCCAGAACATCGTCGACATGGCCCGCATCGATACCGGTGGCGTGGATGCCGAGCTGGAGTGGGTGCATCCGTCAGAGGTCGTCGACGCGGCGGTTCAACAGGCGCAGCGCGCGGTGCAGGATCATCAATTGGTGATTGACGCGGAGACCACGAAGGTGGTGCAGGTCGATCCCAGGCTGACCGCCGCGGCCCTCGCGCATCTCCTGGAGAATGCGGGACAGTACGCACCGGCGGGGACAGCGATCGCGGTCATCGCTCAGGTCGATGACGAGGGGCTGACACTAGCCGTCAGAGATCGGGGACCCGGCATCAGCGCGCAGGATCTGCCGCGCCTGTTTGAGCGGTTCTACAGGGGGGCCAGCGCTCGCAGGCTCGCATTCGGCACAGGGATGGGGCTGGCCATCACCCGGGGATTGCTTGCCGCGCAGGGCGGCCGCGTGTGGGCCGAGAATATGCCCGGTGGTGGTGCGTGCTTTACCATGCATGTCCCGACGGCAAGCCGCATCCGGCCGGCTCCGGGCACGGAATCGCCATGA
- a CDS encoding response regulator transcription factor — protein MTRQARILLVDDEVSIQRTMTPLLRSRGYDVEVAGTGRDALASIEREQPDLIVLDLGLPDIDGLDVCRRVRERWDIPILVLSARGAEKDKVVALDEGADDYVTKPFGPDELLARVRAALRRRLAGDQPDSGQLQRGDLVIDFDRRRVTRGDTEVRLTPKEFELLAIMARHAGQVLTHRVILKSIWGPHSVDQPEHLRVLMGQLRKKIEPDPARPRYLVTEPWVGYRFAADIE, from the coding sequence ATGACACGCCAGGCACGCATCCTGCTCGTCGATGATGAGGTATCCATCCAGCGAACAATGACACCACTGCTGCGCTCGCGCGGCTACGACGTGGAGGTGGCGGGGACTGGACGGGACGCGCTTGCGTCGATCGAGCGGGAACAGCCGGACCTCATCGTGCTGGACCTCGGCTTGCCCGACATCGACGGTCTTGACGTCTGCCGCCGCGTGCGGGAGCGATGGGACATTCCGATTCTCGTGCTGTCGGCCAGGGGCGCAGAAAAAGACAAGGTCGTCGCGCTCGACGAGGGAGCCGACGACTACGTGACAAAGCCGTTTGGCCCCGACGAACTGCTGGCCCGCGTGAGGGCCGCGCTGCGCCGCAGGCTCGCAGGCGACCAGCCCGATTCAGGTCAACTGCAGCGGGGCGATCTCGTCATTGACTTCGACCGGCGACGCGTCACCCGGGGCGACACCGAGGTCAGGCTGACGCCGAAGGAATTCGAGTTGCTCGCCATCATGGCGCGCCATGCCGGCCAGGTGCTGACGCACCGCGTGATCCTGAAGAGCATCTGGGGACCCCACAGCGTCGATCAACCGGAACACCTGCGGGTGCTGATGGGGCAGTTGCGCAAGAAGATCGAACCCGACCCTGCCCGCCCGCGATACCTCGTCACCGAGCCGTGGGTCGGCTATCGATTTGCGGCCGACATCGAGTGA
- the kdpC gene encoding potassium-transporting ATPase subunit KdpC, which produces MNVWKNTIVALLMTAVMAVVLGLGYPLVVTAIAQALFSDKANGQLVYREGRIVGSRLIGQPFSSAGYFRSRPSAAGSAGYDPTASGGSNFGPTNRALVDRVAAGVAAARRKDQTKPVPIDLVTASGSGLDPHISPAAAEFQMARVARERGIPESVVRRVVAEHTEERDLGVLGEARVNVLLLNLALDARYPMRK; this is translated from the coding sequence ATGAACGTCTGGAAGAACACGATAGTGGCCCTCTTGATGACGGCTGTCATGGCCGTCGTGCTCGGACTCGGCTACCCACTCGTCGTGACGGCAATCGCGCAGGCTCTGTTTTCGGACAAAGCCAACGGGCAACTGGTGTACCGCGAAGGCAGAATTGTCGGGTCCAGGCTGATCGGCCAGCCGTTCTCCTCCGCCGGGTACTTCAGATCGCGGCCGTCGGCCGCTGGATCGGCCGGATACGACCCAACCGCGTCCGGCGGTTCGAACTTCGGCCCCACGAACAGGGCGCTGGTTGACCGCGTCGCCGCCGGCGTCGCGGCCGCTCGTCGTAAGGACCAGACGAAGCCGGTTCCGATAGACCTGGTGACCGCCTCAGGATCCGGCCTCGACCCGCACATCTCGCCGGCGGCGGCCGAATTCCAGATGGCGCGGGTCGCGCGAGAACGTGGGATTCCAGAGTCCGTGGTCAGGCGCGTCGTCGCGGAACACACGGAGGAGCGAGATCTCGGCGTGCTCGGAGAGGCCCGTGTGAATGTGCTGCTGCTGAACCTCGCGCTGGATGCGCGGTACCCGATGCGGAAATAG
- the kdpB gene encoding potassium-transporting ATPase subunit KdpB, translating into MAVRHSSAIWDAGIVGTALPGALRKLDPRLMMRNPVMFVVEIGCVLTTAELAWHMTTGAGHIGFEVQITCWLWLTVLFANFAEAMAEGRGKAQAATLRKARTETVARRCRADGTTETVSAAMLRRDDVVIVAAGEFIPGDGEVVEGVASVDESAITGESAPVIRESGGDRSAVTGGTKVLSDSITIRITSNPGETFLDRMIALVEGAARRKTPNEIALNILLAGLTIIFLLAVVALQPMAIYSGSPQSVFVLVSLLVCLIPTTIGGLLSAIGIAGMDRLVQRNVLAMSGRAVEAAGDIHTLLLDKTGTITLGNREATEFVPLSGVTEQELASAAQISSLPDETPEGRSIVILAKTKYGLRGREVTPRVAFVAFSALTRMSGVDTDGRRIRKGAADAVQRFVIEHGGIVPPDLDPLIARIARSGGTPLVVADGGRALGVIHLKDIVKGGIRDRFAQLRAMGIRTVMITGDNPLTAASIASEAGVDDFLAQATPEDKLRLIRREQQEGKLVAMTGDGTNDAPALAQADVAVAMNTGTQAAKEAGNMVDLDSNPTKLIDIVEIGKQLLMTRGALTTFSIANDVAKYFAIIPAMFAVTFPVLMTLNVMRLHTPESAILSAVIFNAVIIVALVPLALRGVQYRPMSAERLLRRNLLIYGAGGLVVPFAGIKIIDVIITALRLA; encoded by the coding sequence GTGGCTGTTCGTCATTCGTCCGCCATCTGGGATGCCGGCATCGTCGGCACGGCGCTCCCGGGCGCGCTGCGCAAGCTCGACCCCCGTCTGATGATGCGCAATCCGGTGATGTTCGTCGTCGAGATCGGCTGCGTTCTGACAACGGCAGAGCTGGCGTGGCACATGACAACGGGCGCCGGCCACATCGGTTTTGAGGTGCAGATCACGTGCTGGCTGTGGCTGACGGTGCTCTTCGCCAACTTTGCCGAGGCGATGGCCGAGGGACGCGGAAAGGCCCAGGCCGCCACACTCCGGAAAGCCAGGACCGAGACCGTGGCCCGGCGCTGCCGCGCCGACGGGACGACCGAGACGGTTTCGGCAGCGATGCTACGAAGAGACGACGTGGTCATCGTCGCAGCGGGGGAGTTCATTCCGGGCGACGGCGAGGTCGTCGAAGGCGTGGCGTCGGTGGATGAATCGGCGATCACGGGAGAGTCCGCACCCGTCATTCGCGAATCGGGAGGCGATCGATCGGCGGTCACGGGGGGCACGAAAGTGCTGTCGGATTCGATCACGATCCGGATCACATCGAACCCGGGCGAGACGTTTCTGGATCGCATGATCGCGCTGGTTGAGGGCGCGGCGCGCCGCAAGACGCCAAACGAGATCGCGCTGAACATCCTGCTGGCGGGCTTGACGATCATCTTTCTGCTGGCGGTTGTGGCGCTTCAGCCGATGGCCATTTACTCCGGATCCCCGCAGTCGGTCTTCGTGCTGGTGTCGCTGCTGGTGTGTCTGATCCCTACGACGATTGGCGGCTTGTTGTCGGCGATTGGGATTGCCGGCATGGACCGGCTGGTGCAGCGCAATGTCCTGGCCATGTCCGGTCGAGCCGTCGAAGCCGCCGGTGACATCCATACGCTGCTGCTCGACAAGACCGGAACGATCACGCTTGGCAACCGCGAAGCCACGGAGTTTGTCCCGCTGAGCGGTGTCACGGAACAGGAACTCGCCAGCGCGGCGCAGATCTCGTCGCTGCCTGACGAGACCCCCGAGGGCCGGTCTATCGTCATCCTGGCCAAGACCAAGTACGGCCTCCGTGGCCGTGAGGTCACTCCGCGCGTGGCGTTCGTCGCATTCAGTGCCCTGACTCGAATGTCCGGCGTCGACACCGACGGGCGACGGATCCGCAAAGGTGCCGCAGACGCCGTGCAGCGCTTCGTGATTGAACACGGCGGCATCGTTCCTCCCGATCTGGATCCGCTGATCGCCCGGATCGCCCGATCGGGCGGGACGCCGCTGGTCGTGGCCGATGGCGGCCGCGCCCTTGGCGTCATCCACCTCAAGGACATCGTCAAGGGCGGCATCCGCGATCGCTTCGCCCAGCTTCGTGCGATGGGCATCAGGACGGTGATGATCACCGGCGATAACCCGCTGACCGCAGCGTCGATTGCCAGCGAGGCCGGCGTTGACGACTTTCTGGCGCAGGCCACACCGGAGGACAAACTGCGCCTGATCAGGCGGGAGCAGCAGGAGGGCAAGCTGGTCGCTATGACCGGCGATGGCACGAATGACGCCCCGGCACTCGCTCAGGCCGACGTCGCGGTCGCCATGAATACGGGGACGCAGGCCGCCAAAGAGGCCGGCAATATGGTGGACCTCGACTCGAACCCGACGAAGCTCATCGACATCGTCGAAATCGGCAAGCAGTTGCTGATGACGCGCGGGGCGCTGACGACCTTTTCGATCGCGAACGACGTCGCGAAGTACTTCGCGATCATCCCGGCGATGTTTGCGGTCACGTTCCCGGTCCTGATGACATTGAACGTCATGCGGCTCCACACCCCGGAATCGGCGATCCTGTCGGCCGTGATCTTCAACGCCGTCATCATCGTGGCGCTCGTGCCGCTGGCCTTGAGAGGCGTCCAGTACAGACCGATGAGCGCCGAACGGCTGTTGCGTCGGAACCTGCTGATCTACGGAGCTGGCGGGCTGGTCGTGCCGTTTGCGGGCATCAAGATCATCGACGTCATCATCACGGCGCTGCGTCTCGCGTAG
- the kdpA gene encoding potassium-transporting ATPase subunit KdpA has translation MTLNGWAQILLFMAAVLAVTKPLSLYLVRVFERQRTFLDRLMRPVERGLYWLTRVDELREMRWTEYGAAMLLFSMVSMVLLYVLLRVQQWLPWNPQAFAAVPEDLAFNTAASFTTNTNWQAYSGESTMSYLTQMAGLSFQNFVSAGTGIALAVAFIRGVSRRERDALGNFWVDFTRATLWVLLPLCLVGALLLVSQGVVQNLRPYDRATLVDPQRVTTTDANGRITTRIVNEQLIAQGPVASQEAIKELGTNGGGFFNANSAHPFENPTPLTNFLEMFAIFAISAALVYMLGEMTGSRRHGWAVWAAMAFLFLAGVTTTYWAEARGNPLLTGTDQAASATSPGGNMEGKEVRFGIPASALFATVTTDASCGAANGAHDSFTPLGGMVPLVNIMLGEVIFGGVGSGLYGMLIFVILAVFIAGLMVGRTPEYMGKKIQAYDVQMAMLAVLIFPLTILVLAGISVVSSSFGTSSISNPGPHGLTQILYAFVSGTGNNGSAFAGLSVNTRWYNVAIGLATLVGRFLVVIPTLAVAGSLGRKKRVPPSPGTFPVTTPLFTVLLVSVVVIVGALTFFPALSLGPIVEHLMMGQGRVY, from the coding sequence ATGACCCTCAATGGTTGGGCGCAGATCCTTCTATTCATGGCGGCCGTGCTGGCTGTCACCAAGCCGCTTAGCCTGTATCTGGTGCGCGTGTTCGAGCGACAGCGGACTTTCCTCGATCGCCTCATGCGGCCCGTCGAACGGGGGCTGTACTGGCTGACGCGCGTCGACGAATTGCGCGAGATGCGATGGACCGAATATGGCGCCGCCATGCTGCTGTTCAGCATGGTGTCGATGGTCCTGCTCTACGTCCTGCTGCGCGTGCAGCAATGGCTGCCCTGGAATCCCCAGGCGTTCGCGGCGGTGCCTGAAGACCTCGCGTTCAACACGGCGGCCTCGTTCACCACGAACACGAACTGGCAGGCCTACAGCGGCGAGAGCACCATGAGCTATCTCACGCAGATGGCCGGGCTGTCATTTCAGAACTTTGTGTCTGCCGGCACTGGCATCGCGCTGGCCGTGGCCTTCATTCGGGGTGTCTCCAGACGAGAACGCGACGCTCTCGGCAACTTCTGGGTGGACTTCACGAGAGCGACGCTCTGGGTGCTGCTGCCGCTGTGCCTGGTCGGCGCTCTGCTGCTGGTGTCGCAGGGAGTCGTGCAGAATCTGCGGCCCTACGACAGGGCGACACTGGTTGACCCGCAACGTGTTACGACCACAGACGCAAATGGCAGGATCACGACACGGATTGTCAACGAACAACTCATCGCCCAGGGGCCCGTGGCATCGCAGGAAGCGATCAAGGAACTCGGCACCAACGGGGGCGGCTTCTTCAACGCCAACAGCGCGCATCCATTCGAAAACCCGACACCCCTGACCAACTTCCTCGAGATGTTCGCGATTTTCGCTATCTCCGCGGCTCTGGTCTACATGCTGGGTGAGATGACGGGCTCGCGAAGACACGGATGGGCGGTGTGGGCGGCCATGGCGTTTCTTTTTCTCGCTGGCGTCACCACGACGTACTGGGCAGAGGCGCGGGGCAATCCGCTGCTGACGGGCACCGATCAGGCCGCGAGCGCGACGTCTCCGGGCGGCAACATGGAGGGCAAGGAGGTCCGGTTCGGTATTCCCGCCTCGGCGCTCTTCGCGACCGTTACCACTGATGCCAGTTGCGGAGCCGCCAACGGCGCGCACGACTCGTTCACGCCCCTTGGCGGCATGGTGCCTCTGGTCAACATCATGCTTGGTGAAGTGATCTTTGGCGGCGTCGGCTCGGGCCTGTACGGAATGCTGATCTTCGTGATTCTGGCAGTGTTCATCGCCGGCCTGATGGTCGGACGCACACCAGAGTACATGGGCAAGAAGATCCAGGCGTACGACGTGCAGATGGCCATGCTGGCGGTGCTGATCTTCCCTTTGACGATTCTCGTGCTGGCCGGCATCTCGGTGGTCTCATCGTCGTTCGGCACATCCAGCATCAGCAATCCCGGCCCCCACGGTCTGACTCAGATCCTGTATGCGTTTGTCTCCGGGACCGGTAATAACGGGTCGGCGTTTGCGGGTCTGTCGGTCAACACCCGGTGGTACAACGTGGCCATCGGCCTGGCCACGCTCGTCGGTCGGTTTCTGGTCGTGATTCCAACGCTCGCGGTCGCCGGGAGCCTGGGCCGAAAGAAACGGGTTCCCCCGTCGCCAGGGACTTTCCCCGTGACGACGCCGCTGTTCACCGTGCTGCTGGTCAGCGTCGTCGTGATTGTGGGGGCTCTGACGTTCTTTCCGGCGCTGAGCCTTGGCCCAATCGTCGAGCACTTGATGATGGGTCAAGGCCGCGTGTACTAG
- the kdpF gene encoding K(+)-transporting ATPase subunit F: MPAEYVIPLAVSVAVLVYLVVALLAPEKF, translated from the coding sequence ATGCCCGCCGAATACGTGATTCCGCTCGCGGTATCGGTCGCCGTGCTCGTGTACCTCGTCGTCGCCCTGCTCGCCCCGGAGAAGTTCTGA
- a CDS encoding universal stress protein, producing the protein MPDETPDAVADRMLARIHDREHARLRVYIGAAPGVGKTYLMLRDAQLLKDRGLDVVIGFVETYDRADTDAQVGTLEIVPRRRIPYRGVVVEDMDLDAVLARRPAVALVDELAHSNVPGCRNQKRYEDVLELLSAGIHVLTAVNIQHLETLNDTVARMTGVRVRETVPDTLLARADEVVNVDVSGEELRNRLRQGKIYRPDKIEQALGSFFRKGNLSALRELALRVVADEVGAQAASYRQREGLEPALIPERVMVCMSSNTEATRVLRIGARIAGRLGAHWYAVYVETPKERVDRIAPKDREALSKNTALAEALGGTVVRVRAQRPADGLISFARREGITHVVFGQSLRSRWEILMHGSVIDRFLAEVPDATVQVVPVNA; encoded by the coding sequence ATGCCGGACGAGACACCTGATGCCGTCGCGGACCGGATGCTCGCGCGGATCCACGATCGCGAGCACGCCCGTCTGCGCGTCTACATCGGCGCAGCGCCAGGTGTGGGCAAGACGTACCTGATGCTGCGCGACGCCCAACTCCTCAAAGACCGGGGCCTGGATGTCGTCATCGGGTTTGTCGAGACCTACGACCGAGCCGATACGGACGCCCAGGTGGGGACGCTCGAGATCGTGCCGCGCCGGCGTATTCCGTATCGGGGCGTCGTGGTAGAGGACATGGACCTCGATGCCGTGCTGGCCAGGCGCCCGGCTGTCGCGCTGGTGGACGAACTGGCCCACTCCAATGTGCCCGGCTGCCGCAACCAGAAGCGGTACGAGGACGTCCTCGAGCTGCTTTCCGCCGGGATCCACGTCTTGACGGCGGTCAACATCCAGCACCTTGAGACCCTCAACGACACGGTCGCCAGGATGACCGGCGTGAGGGTTCGTGAGACGGTGCCCGACACGCTGCTGGCGCGTGCGGATGAAGTTGTCAACGTCGATGTGAGCGGCGAGGAATTGCGTAACCGGCTCAGACAGGGGAAGATCTACAGGCCAGACAAAATCGAGCAGGCGCTCGGAAGCTTTTTCCGGAAAGGCAATCTGTCCGCGCTGCGAGAACTCGCCCTGCGGGTCGTGGCCGACGAAGTCGGCGCTCAGGCGGCGTCCTATAGGCAACGCGAGGGTCTCGAGCCGGCTCTGATCCCCGAACGCGTGATGGTCTGCATGAGCTCGAACACCGAGGCCACGCGCGTGCTTCGCATAGGAGCCAGGATTGCCGGGCGTCTCGGCGCCCATTGGTACGCCGTCTACGTCGAGACCCCGAAAGAGCGGGTCGATCGAATAGCCCCGAAGGATCGGGAAGCCCTGTCGAAGAACACGGCGCTGGCCGAAGCGCTGGGCGGCACCGTCGTACGCGTCAGGGCCCAGCGGCCCGCCGACGGCCTGATATCGTTTGCGCGCCGCGAGGGCATCACACACGTCGTGTTCGGTCAGAGTCTGCGATCGAGATGGGAAATCCTGATGCACGGTTCGGTCATCGATCGCTTCCTGGCAGAGGTGCCCGACGCAACGGTCCAGGTTGTGCCCGTGAACGCCTGA
- a CDS encoding APC family permease, with amino-acid sequence MKVNEALPRSQPTQVVVATTVLLSFFSFWRAAAIVLGDLGSSAFYAGGIAEQAVGRAAPWFILGVMSFAWVVRAIYIESSVMFVRGGVYRVVKEAMGGTMAKLSVSALLFDYVLTGPISAVSAGLYLMGLAGEVLARFGIALPIPRDNLAAVFAVLVIIYFWWRNTQGLHESSSDALHIMYITTVMVVILLGWSIVTLLMRGGSMPPLPVSENFHFTDDALGWLKDTRFPAITAIALIIGFGHSFLAMSGYESLAQVYREIESPKPLNLRRTGVVVFVYALVFTGSVSFLAAALIPDAVRPQFYDNLISGIAMHLVGPLSLRLLFQAFVVVVGVLMLASAVNTAIVGSNAVLNRVSEDGVLPEWFRQPHKRYGTTHRFLNLIVGLQLLTVLLSGGHIYILGEAYAFGVIWSFAFKALAVLVLRFRSPGEREWRVPLNLKVGSVELPIGLAAITMALFSVAVVNLFTKQVATISGSIFTLLVYGAFVWSERVTARKRAAQALHGHPLDQFQLLPAPDVGLAEVAARAGNVLVPVRDPNTLAHLKWVLNHTDTDKRDIVVMTARLLQGPDTGYRDLALARLFADYEQTLFTKVVAVAEREGRPVKLLVVPSTNASDAIAQTAVRLQSTEIVVGESAKISGAQMALMLGEAWDRIDKDRDFRSRLVVCQRSGALEMYQLGLHVPPLTPEDLELIHKLWLDAVAKLGLQVHHRDVVRTAIEELAGDLSAGARDRAVDLIARNLGRTTEPADRRQNPPGPV; translated from the coding sequence ATGAAGGTGAACGAAGCGCTCCCCCGATCACAACCCACACAGGTCGTGGTCGCCACCACGGTCCTGCTGTCGTTCTTCTCGTTCTGGCGCGCAGCCGCCATCGTGCTCGGCGACCTCGGGTCGTCGGCCTTCTACGCCGGCGGCATCGCCGAACAGGCCGTAGGCAGGGCCGCCCCCTGGTTCATCCTGGGCGTCATGTCGTTTGCGTGGGTCGTGCGGGCCATCTACATCGAGAGCTCGGTGATGTTCGTCCGCGGCGGCGTGTACCGCGTCGTCAAGGAGGCCATGGGCGGCACCATGGCCAAACTCTCGGTGTCGGCGCTGTTGTTCGACTACGTGCTGACGGGGCCGATCAGTGCCGTGTCCGCCGGCCTGTATCTGATGGGTTTGGCCGGAGAGGTGCTGGCCCGCTTCGGCATTGCCCTGCCCATTCCAAGGGACAACCTGGCGGCGGTGTTTGCGGTGCTGGTCATCATCTACTTCTGGTGGCGCAACACACAGGGCCTGCACGAGTCGAGCTCGGACGCGTTGCACATCATGTACATCACGACCGTCATGGTCGTGATCCTGCTCGGCTGGTCGATCGTCACATTGCTGATGCGAGGCGGTTCGATGCCGCCGCTGCCCGTGTCGGAGAACTTCCATTTCACCGATGATGCGCTCGGGTGGCTGAAAGACACGCGATTCCCGGCAATCACGGCCATTGCCCTCATCATCGGCTTCGGCCACTCCTTCCTCGCGATGAGCGGGTATGAGTCGCTCGCCCAGGTCTACCGGGAAATCGAGTCGCCCAAACCGCTCAACCTGCGGCGCACGGGCGTCGTCGTGTTCGTCTACGCGCTCGTGTTCACCGGATCGGTCAGCTTCCTCGCCGCCGCGCTGATTCCCGACGCTGTGCGCCCGCAGTTCTACGACAACCTGATTTCGGGCATCGCGATGCACCTGGTCGGGCCGCTCAGCCTCCGGCTGCTGTTCCAGGCCTTCGTCGTGGTTGTCGGCGTGTTGATGCTCGCCAGCGCCGTCAACACCGCCATCGTCGGCTCGAACGCGGTGCTCAACCGGGTGTCGGAAGACGGCGTCCTGCCGGAGTGGTTTCGCCAGCCGCACAAGCGGTACGGCACCACGCACCGGTTTCTCAACCTGATTGTCGGGCTCCAGTTGCTGACCGTGTTGCTGAGCGGCGGGCACATCTACATCCTCGGCGAGGCGTACGCGTTCGGCGTGATCTGGAGTTTTGCGTTCAAGGCGCTGGCGGTGCTGGTGCTGCGTTTCAGATCGCCCGGCGAGCGCGAGTGGCGAGTGCCGCTCAACCTGAAGGTCGGGTCCGTCGAACTGCCGATTGGGCTGGCCGCGATTACCATGGCGCTCTTTTCGGTGGCAGTCGTCAACCTGTTCACCAAGCAGGTCGCGACGATCTCGGGATCGATCTTCACGCTGCTGGTGTACGGCGCGTTCGTGTGGTCGGAGCGGGTCACCGCGAGAAAGCGTGCCGCGCAGGCGCTGCACGGGCATCCGCTGGACCAGTTCCAGTTGCTCCCGGCGCCAGATGTGGGGCTGGCGGAAGTGGCTGCGCGGGCCGGCAACGTGCTCGTGCCCGTGCGCGATCCCAATACACTGGCGCACCTGAAATGGGTGTTGAATCACACCGACACAGACAAGCGCGACATCGTCGTGATGACAGCGCGCCTGCTGCAGGGCCCCGATACCGGGTACCGCGATCTGGCCCTCGCGCGCCTCTTCGCCGATTACGAGCAGACGCTGTTTACGAAGGTCGTGGCCGTGGCCGAACGCGAGGGCCGTCCGGTGAAGCTGCTGGTCGTGCCATCGACCAACGCCAGCGATGCGATTGCACAAACAGCCGTGCGGCTGCAGTCCACCGAGATCGTCGTCGGCGAGTCGGCAAAGATCTCCGGGGCCCAGATGGCGCTGATGCTCGGCGAGGCATGGGACCGGATCGACAAGGACAGGGACTTTCGATCGCGGCTGGTCGTCTGCCAGCGAAGCGGCGCGCTCGAGATGTACCAACTCGGTTTGCACGTCCCGCCGCTCACGCCCGAAGATCTCGAACTGATTCACAAGCTGTGGCTTGACGCGGTGGCGAAGCTGGGCCTGCAGGTGCACCACCGGGATGTCGTGCGCACGGCGATCGAGGAACTGGCCGGCGACCTGTCGGCCGGCGCTCGCGATCGGGCGGTGGACCTGATCGCCCGCAACCTCGGACGTACGACCGAGCCAGCAGACCGACGACAGAATCCACCGGGTCCGGTTTAG